One window from the genome of Melospiza georgiana isolate bMelGeo1 chromosome 13, bMelGeo1.pri, whole genome shotgun sequence encodes:
- the PARP6 gene encoding protein mono-ADP-ribosyltransferase PARP6 isoform X2, which produces MDLKGQYWTDDDSDGDNESEEFLYGVQGTCAADLYRHPQLDADIEAVKEIYSENAVAVREYGTIDDVDIDLHVNISFLDEEVATAWKVLRTEPIVLRLRFSLSQYLDGPEPSIEVFQPSNKEGFGLGLQLKKILGMFTSQQWKHLSNDFLKTQQEKRHSWFKTSGTIKKFRAGLSIFSPIPKSPSFPVIQDSVLKGKLGIPEPRVNRLMNRSVSCMVKNPKVEVFGYPPASTQAGVAPFNILVGGHCKNIPTLEYGFLVQIMKYAEQRIPTLNEYCVVCDEQHVFQNGSMLKPAVCTRELCVFSFYTLGVMSGAAEEVATGAEVVDLLVAMCRAALESPRKSIIFEPYPSVVDPNDPKTLAFNPKKKNYERLQKALDSVMSIREMTQGSYLEIKKQMDKLDPLAHPLLQWIISSNRSHIVKLPLSRQLKFMHTSHQFLLLSSPPAKEARFRTAKKLYGSTFAFHGSHIENWHSILRNGLVNASYTKLQLHGAAYGKGIYLSPISSISFGYSGMGKGQHRMPSKDELVQRYNRMNTIPQTRSIQSRFLQSRNLNCIALCEVITSKDLQKHGNIWVCPVSDHVCTRFFFVYEDGQVGDANINTQDPKIQKEIMRVIGTQVYTN; this is translated from the exons ATG gaccTCAAGGGCCAGTACTGGACGGACGATGACTCCGACGGGGACAATGAGTCCGAGGAGTTCCTCTATGGCGTGCAG GGGACCTGCGCCGCCGACCTGTACCGGCACCCGCAGCTGGACGCCGACATCGAGGCAGTGAAGGAGATCTACAGCGAGAATGCCGTGGCCGTCAG GGAGTATGGCACCATCGATGACGTGGACATCGACCTCCATGTGAACATCAGCTTCCTCGAT gaggaggtggcGACGGCGTGGAAGGTGCTGCGGACGGAGCCCATCGTCCTCCGCCTGCGCTTCTCCCTGTCCCAGTACCTCGATGGCCCCG AACCGTCCATCGAGGTTTTCCAGCCGTCCAACAAGGAGGGCTTCGGGCTGGGTCTGCAGCTGAAGAA GATCCTGGGCATGTTCACATCCCAGCAATGGAAACATCTCAGCAACGATTTCCTGAAGACCCAGCAGGAGAAGCGGCACAGCTGGTTCAAGACAAGCGGCACCATCAAGAAGTTCCGTGCTGGGCTCAGCATCTTCTCACCCATCCCCAA GTCTCCCAGCTTCCCTGTTATCCAAGATTCAGTGCTGAAGGGCAAACTGGGCATCCCCGAGCCTCGCGTGAACCGCCTGATGAACCGCTCCGTGTCCTGCATGGTGAAGAACCCCAAGGTGGAGGTTTTCGGGTACCCACCCGCCAGCACCCAGGCAGGTGTTGCCCCCTTCAACATCCTG GTCGGCGGCCACTGCAAGAACATCCCCACGCTGGAGTACGGCTTCCTCGTGCAG ATCATGAAGTACGCAGAGCAGCGGATCCCGACGCTCAACGAGTACTGTGTGGTGTGTGACGAGCAGCACGTCTTCCAGAACGGCTCCATGCTGAAG CCGGCCGTGTGCACCCGGGAGCTCTGCGTCTTCTCCTTCTACACGCTGGGCGTCATGTCCGGCGCGGCCGAGGAGGTGGCCACGGGTGCCGAG GTGGTGGACCTGCTGGTGGCCATGTGCCGCGCTGCCCTCGAGTCCCCTCGCAAGAGCATCATCTTCGAGCCTTACCCCTCCGTGGTGGACCCCAACGACCCCAAAACTCTGGCCTTCAACCCCAAG AAGAAGAACTACGAGCGGCTGCAGAAGGCCCTGGACAGTGTGATGTCCATCCGGGAGATGACCCAG GGGTCCTACCTGGAGATCAAGAAGCAGATGGACAAGCTGGACCCCCTGGCACATCCCCTCCTGCAGTG GATAATCTCCAGCAACAGATCCCACATTGTCAAGCTGCCTCTCAGCAGG CAGCTGAAGTTCATGCACACCTCCCACCAGttcctcctgctcagcagccccCCGGCCAAGGAAGCTCGGTTCCGCACGGCCAAGAAACTCTACGGCAGCACCTTCGCTTTTCA TGGCTCTCACATTGAGAACTGGCATTCCATCCTCCGCAACGGGCTGGTCAACGCCTCCTACACCAAACTGCAG CTGCATGGAGCAGCCTATGGCAAGGGCATCTATCTGAGCCCCATCTCCAGTATTTCCTTTGGATACTCAG GAATGGGGAAAGGGCAGCACCGGATGCCATCGAAGGATGAGCTGGTGCAGCGCTACAACCGGATGAACACGATCCCCCAG ACCCGCTCCATCCAGTCCCGCTTCCTCCAGAGCCGCAACCTGAACTGCATCGCGCTTTGCGAAG TGATCACCTCCAAGGACCTGCAGAAACACGGCAACATCTGGGTCTGCCCTGTCTCGGACCACGTGTGCACACGCTTCTTCTTTGT gtACGAAGATGGCCAAGTGGGAGATGCCAACATCAATACTCAGGACCCCAAAATCCAGAAGGAGATCATGCGTGTGATCGGGACTCAGGTGTACACAAACTGA
- the PARP6 gene encoding protein mono-ADP-ribosyltransferase PARP6 isoform X3 → MDLKGQYWTDDDSDGDNESEEFLYGVQGTCAADLYRHPQLDADIEAVKEIYSENAVAVREYGTIDDVDIDLHVNISFLDEEVATAWKVLRTEPIVLRLRFSLSQYLDGPEPSIEVFQPSNKEGFGLGLQLKKILGMFTSQQWKHLSNDFLKTQQEKRHSWFKTSGTIKKFRAGLSIFSPIPKSPSFPVIQDSVLKGKLGIPEPRVNRLMNRSVSCMVKNPKVEVFGYPPASTQAGVAPFNILVGGHCKNIPTLEYGFLVQIMKYAEQRIPTLNEYCVVCDEQHVFQNGSMLKPAVCTRELCVFSFYTLGVMSGAAEEVATGAEVVDLLVAMCRAALESPRKSIIFEPYPSVVDPNDPKTLAFNPKKKNYERLQKALDSVMSIREMTQGSYLEIKKQMDKLDPLAHPLLQWIISSNRSHIVKLPLSRLKFMHTSHQFLLLSSPPAKEARFRTAKKLYGSTFAFHGSHIENWHSILRNGLVNASYTKLQLHGAAYGKGIYLSPISSISFGYSGMGKGQHRMPSKDELVQRYNRMNTIPQTRSIQSRFLQSRNLNCIALCEVITSKDLQKHGNIWVCPVSDHVCTRFFFVYEDGQVGDANINTQDPKIQKEIMRVIGTQVYTN, encoded by the exons ATG gaccTCAAGGGCCAGTACTGGACGGACGATGACTCCGACGGGGACAATGAGTCCGAGGAGTTCCTCTATGGCGTGCAG GGGACCTGCGCCGCCGACCTGTACCGGCACCCGCAGCTGGACGCCGACATCGAGGCAGTGAAGGAGATCTACAGCGAGAATGCCGTGGCCGTCAG GGAGTATGGCACCATCGATGACGTGGACATCGACCTCCATGTGAACATCAGCTTCCTCGAT gaggaggtggcGACGGCGTGGAAGGTGCTGCGGACGGAGCCCATCGTCCTCCGCCTGCGCTTCTCCCTGTCCCAGTACCTCGATGGCCCCG AACCGTCCATCGAGGTTTTCCAGCCGTCCAACAAGGAGGGCTTCGGGCTGGGTCTGCAGCTGAAGAA GATCCTGGGCATGTTCACATCCCAGCAATGGAAACATCTCAGCAACGATTTCCTGAAGACCCAGCAGGAGAAGCGGCACAGCTGGTTCAAGACAAGCGGCACCATCAAGAAGTTCCGTGCTGGGCTCAGCATCTTCTCACCCATCCCCAA GTCTCCCAGCTTCCCTGTTATCCAAGATTCAGTGCTGAAGGGCAAACTGGGCATCCCCGAGCCTCGCGTGAACCGCCTGATGAACCGCTCCGTGTCCTGCATGGTGAAGAACCCCAAGGTGGAGGTTTTCGGGTACCCACCCGCCAGCACCCAGGCAGGTGTTGCCCCCTTCAACATCCTG GTCGGCGGCCACTGCAAGAACATCCCCACGCTGGAGTACGGCTTCCTCGTGCAG ATCATGAAGTACGCAGAGCAGCGGATCCCGACGCTCAACGAGTACTGTGTGGTGTGTGACGAGCAGCACGTCTTCCAGAACGGCTCCATGCTGAAG CCGGCCGTGTGCACCCGGGAGCTCTGCGTCTTCTCCTTCTACACGCTGGGCGTCATGTCCGGCGCGGCCGAGGAGGTGGCCACGGGTGCCGAG GTGGTGGACCTGCTGGTGGCCATGTGCCGCGCTGCCCTCGAGTCCCCTCGCAAGAGCATCATCTTCGAGCCTTACCCCTCCGTGGTGGACCCCAACGACCCCAAAACTCTGGCCTTCAACCCCAAG AAGAAGAACTACGAGCGGCTGCAGAAGGCCCTGGACAGTGTGATGTCCATCCGGGAGATGACCCAG GGGTCCTACCTGGAGATCAAGAAGCAGATGGACAAGCTGGACCCCCTGGCACATCCCCTCCTGCAGTG GATAATCTCCAGCAACAGATCCCACATTGTCAAGCTGCCTCTCAGCAGG CTGAAGTTCATGCACACCTCCCACCAGttcctcctgctcagcagccccCCGGCCAAGGAAGCTCGGTTCCGCACGGCCAAGAAACTCTACGGCAGCACCTTCGCTTTTCA TGGCTCTCACATTGAGAACTGGCATTCCATCCTCCGCAACGGGCTGGTCAACGCCTCCTACACCAAACTGCAG CTGCATGGAGCAGCCTATGGCAAGGGCATCTATCTGAGCCCCATCTCCAGTATTTCCTTTGGATACTCAG GAATGGGGAAAGGGCAGCACCGGATGCCATCGAAGGATGAGCTGGTGCAGCGCTACAACCGGATGAACACGATCCCCCAG ACCCGCTCCATCCAGTCCCGCTTCCTCCAGAGCCGCAACCTGAACTGCATCGCGCTTTGCGAAG TGATCACCTCCAAGGACCTGCAGAAACACGGCAACATCTGGGTCTGCCCTGTCTCGGACCACGTGTGCACACGCTTCTTCTTTGT gtACGAAGATGGCCAAGTGGGAGATGCCAACATCAATACTCAGGACCCCAAAATCCAGAAGGAGATCATGCGTGTGATCGGGACTCAGGTGTACACAAACTGA
- the PARP6 gene encoding protein mono-ADP-ribosyltransferase PARP6 isoform X1, whose amino-acid sequence MCSPNPLPTPVPRPCCLPPLCPQDLKGQYWTDDDSDGDNESEEFLYGVQGTCAADLYRHPQLDADIEAVKEIYSENAVAVREYGTIDDVDIDLHVNISFLDEEVATAWKVLRTEPIVLRLRFSLSQYLDGPEPSIEVFQPSNKEGFGLGLQLKKILGMFTSQQWKHLSNDFLKTQQEKRHSWFKTSGTIKKFRAGLSIFSPIPKSPSFPVIQDSVLKGKLGIPEPRVNRLMNRSVSCMVKNPKVEVFGYPPASTQAGVAPFNILVGGHCKNIPTLEYGFLVQIMKYAEQRIPTLNEYCVVCDEQHVFQNGSMLKPAVCTRELCVFSFYTLGVMSGAAEEVATGAEVVDLLVAMCRAALESPRKSIIFEPYPSVVDPNDPKTLAFNPKKKNYERLQKALDSVMSIREMTQGSYLEIKKQMDKLDPLAHPLLQWIISSNRSHIVKLPLSRQLKFMHTSHQFLLLSSPPAKEARFRTAKKLYGSTFAFHGSHIENWHSILRNGLVNASYTKLQLHGAAYGKGIYLSPISSISFGYSGMGKGQHRMPSKDELVQRYNRMNTIPQTRSIQSRFLQSRNLNCIALCEVITSKDLQKHGNIWVCPVSDHVCTRFFFVYEDGQVGDANINTQDPKIQKEIMRVIGTQVYTN is encoded by the exons ATGTGCTCCCCCaatcccctccccacccctgtcccccgtccctgctgcctgccacccctgtgtccccaggaccTCAAGGGCCAGTACTGGACGGACGATGACTCCGACGGGGACAATGAGTCCGAGGAGTTCCTCTATGGCGTGCAG GGGACCTGCGCCGCCGACCTGTACCGGCACCCGCAGCTGGACGCCGACATCGAGGCAGTGAAGGAGATCTACAGCGAGAATGCCGTGGCCGTCAG GGAGTATGGCACCATCGATGACGTGGACATCGACCTCCATGTGAACATCAGCTTCCTCGAT gaggaggtggcGACGGCGTGGAAGGTGCTGCGGACGGAGCCCATCGTCCTCCGCCTGCGCTTCTCCCTGTCCCAGTACCTCGATGGCCCCG AACCGTCCATCGAGGTTTTCCAGCCGTCCAACAAGGAGGGCTTCGGGCTGGGTCTGCAGCTGAAGAA GATCCTGGGCATGTTCACATCCCAGCAATGGAAACATCTCAGCAACGATTTCCTGAAGACCCAGCAGGAGAAGCGGCACAGCTGGTTCAAGACAAGCGGCACCATCAAGAAGTTCCGTGCTGGGCTCAGCATCTTCTCACCCATCCCCAA GTCTCCCAGCTTCCCTGTTATCCAAGATTCAGTGCTGAAGGGCAAACTGGGCATCCCCGAGCCTCGCGTGAACCGCCTGATGAACCGCTCCGTGTCCTGCATGGTGAAGAACCCCAAGGTGGAGGTTTTCGGGTACCCACCCGCCAGCACCCAGGCAGGTGTTGCCCCCTTCAACATCCTG GTCGGCGGCCACTGCAAGAACATCCCCACGCTGGAGTACGGCTTCCTCGTGCAG ATCATGAAGTACGCAGAGCAGCGGATCCCGACGCTCAACGAGTACTGTGTGGTGTGTGACGAGCAGCACGTCTTCCAGAACGGCTCCATGCTGAAG CCGGCCGTGTGCACCCGGGAGCTCTGCGTCTTCTCCTTCTACACGCTGGGCGTCATGTCCGGCGCGGCCGAGGAGGTGGCCACGGGTGCCGAG GTGGTGGACCTGCTGGTGGCCATGTGCCGCGCTGCCCTCGAGTCCCCTCGCAAGAGCATCATCTTCGAGCCTTACCCCTCCGTGGTGGACCCCAACGACCCCAAAACTCTGGCCTTCAACCCCAAG AAGAAGAACTACGAGCGGCTGCAGAAGGCCCTGGACAGTGTGATGTCCATCCGGGAGATGACCCAG GGGTCCTACCTGGAGATCAAGAAGCAGATGGACAAGCTGGACCCCCTGGCACATCCCCTCCTGCAGTG GATAATCTCCAGCAACAGATCCCACATTGTCAAGCTGCCTCTCAGCAGG CAGCTGAAGTTCATGCACACCTCCCACCAGttcctcctgctcagcagccccCCGGCCAAGGAAGCTCGGTTCCGCACGGCCAAGAAACTCTACGGCAGCACCTTCGCTTTTCA TGGCTCTCACATTGAGAACTGGCATTCCATCCTCCGCAACGGGCTGGTCAACGCCTCCTACACCAAACTGCAG CTGCATGGAGCAGCCTATGGCAAGGGCATCTATCTGAGCCCCATCTCCAGTATTTCCTTTGGATACTCAG GAATGGGGAAAGGGCAGCACCGGATGCCATCGAAGGATGAGCTGGTGCAGCGCTACAACCGGATGAACACGATCCCCCAG ACCCGCTCCATCCAGTCCCGCTTCCTCCAGAGCCGCAACCTGAACTGCATCGCGCTTTGCGAAG TGATCACCTCCAAGGACCTGCAGAAACACGGCAACATCTGGGTCTGCCCTGTCTCGGACCACGTGTGCACACGCTTCTTCTTTGT gtACGAAGATGGCCAAGTGGGAGATGCCAACATCAATACTCAGGACCCCAAAATCCAGAAGGAGATCATGCGTGTGATCGGGACTCAGGTGTACACAAACTGA
- the PARP6 gene encoding protein mono-ADP-ribosyltransferase PARP6 isoform X4, which yields MDLKGQYWTDDDSDGDNESEEFLYGVQGTCAADLYRHPQLDADIEAVKEIYSENAVAVREYGTIDDVDIDLHVNISFLDEEVATAWKVLRTEPIVLRLRFSLSQYLDGPEPSIEVFQPSNKEGFGLGLQLKKILGMFTSQQWKHLSNDFLKTQQEKRHSWFKTSGTIKKFRAGLSIFSPIPKSPSFPVIQDSVLKGKLGIPEPRVNRLMNRSVSCMVKNPKVEVFGYPPASTQVGGHCKNIPTLEYGFLVQIMKYAEQRIPTLNEYCVVCDEQHVFQNGSMLKPAVCTRELCVFSFYTLGVMSGAAEEVATGAEVVDLLVAMCRAALESPRKSIIFEPYPSVVDPNDPKTLAFNPKKKNYERLQKALDSVMSIREMTQGSYLEIKKQMDKLDPLAHPLLQWIISSNRSHIVKLPLSRQLKFMHTSHQFLLLSSPPAKEARFRTAKKLYGSTFAFHGSHIENWHSILRNGLVNASYTKLQLHGAAYGKGIYLSPISSISFGYSGMGKGQHRMPSKDELVQRYNRMNTIPQTRSIQSRFLQSRNLNCIALCEVITSKDLQKHGNIWVCPVSDHVCTRFFFVYEDGQVGDANINTQDPKIQKEIMRVIGTQVYTN from the exons ATG gaccTCAAGGGCCAGTACTGGACGGACGATGACTCCGACGGGGACAATGAGTCCGAGGAGTTCCTCTATGGCGTGCAG GGGACCTGCGCCGCCGACCTGTACCGGCACCCGCAGCTGGACGCCGACATCGAGGCAGTGAAGGAGATCTACAGCGAGAATGCCGTGGCCGTCAG GGAGTATGGCACCATCGATGACGTGGACATCGACCTCCATGTGAACATCAGCTTCCTCGAT gaggaggtggcGACGGCGTGGAAGGTGCTGCGGACGGAGCCCATCGTCCTCCGCCTGCGCTTCTCCCTGTCCCAGTACCTCGATGGCCCCG AACCGTCCATCGAGGTTTTCCAGCCGTCCAACAAGGAGGGCTTCGGGCTGGGTCTGCAGCTGAAGAA GATCCTGGGCATGTTCACATCCCAGCAATGGAAACATCTCAGCAACGATTTCCTGAAGACCCAGCAGGAGAAGCGGCACAGCTGGTTCAAGACAAGCGGCACCATCAAGAAGTTCCGTGCTGGGCTCAGCATCTTCTCACCCATCCCCAA GTCTCCCAGCTTCCCTGTTATCCAAGATTCAGTGCTGAAGGGCAAACTGGGCATCCCCGAGCCTCGCGTGAACCGCCTGATGAACCGCTCCGTGTCCTGCATGGTGAAGAACCCCAAGGTGGAGGTTTTCGGGTACCCACCCGCCAGCACCCAG GTCGGCGGCCACTGCAAGAACATCCCCACGCTGGAGTACGGCTTCCTCGTGCAG ATCATGAAGTACGCAGAGCAGCGGATCCCGACGCTCAACGAGTACTGTGTGGTGTGTGACGAGCAGCACGTCTTCCAGAACGGCTCCATGCTGAAG CCGGCCGTGTGCACCCGGGAGCTCTGCGTCTTCTCCTTCTACACGCTGGGCGTCATGTCCGGCGCGGCCGAGGAGGTGGCCACGGGTGCCGAG GTGGTGGACCTGCTGGTGGCCATGTGCCGCGCTGCCCTCGAGTCCCCTCGCAAGAGCATCATCTTCGAGCCTTACCCCTCCGTGGTGGACCCCAACGACCCCAAAACTCTGGCCTTCAACCCCAAG AAGAAGAACTACGAGCGGCTGCAGAAGGCCCTGGACAGTGTGATGTCCATCCGGGAGATGACCCAG GGGTCCTACCTGGAGATCAAGAAGCAGATGGACAAGCTGGACCCCCTGGCACATCCCCTCCTGCAGTG GATAATCTCCAGCAACAGATCCCACATTGTCAAGCTGCCTCTCAGCAGG CAGCTGAAGTTCATGCACACCTCCCACCAGttcctcctgctcagcagccccCCGGCCAAGGAAGCTCGGTTCCGCACGGCCAAGAAACTCTACGGCAGCACCTTCGCTTTTCA TGGCTCTCACATTGAGAACTGGCATTCCATCCTCCGCAACGGGCTGGTCAACGCCTCCTACACCAAACTGCAG CTGCATGGAGCAGCCTATGGCAAGGGCATCTATCTGAGCCCCATCTCCAGTATTTCCTTTGGATACTCAG GAATGGGGAAAGGGCAGCACCGGATGCCATCGAAGGATGAGCTGGTGCAGCGCTACAACCGGATGAACACGATCCCCCAG ACCCGCTCCATCCAGTCCCGCTTCCTCCAGAGCCGCAACCTGAACTGCATCGCGCTTTGCGAAG TGATCACCTCCAAGGACCTGCAGAAACACGGCAACATCTGGGTCTGCCCTGTCTCGGACCACGTGTGCACACGCTTCTTCTTTGT gtACGAAGATGGCCAAGTGGGAGATGCCAACATCAATACTCAGGACCCCAAAATCCAGAAGGAGATCATGCGTGTGATCGGGACTCAGGTGTACACAAACTGA
- the PARP6 gene encoding protein mono-ADP-ribosyltransferase PARP6 isoform X5, translated as MDLKGQYWTDDDSDGDNESEEFLYGVQGTCAADLYRHPQLDADIEAVKEIYSENAVAVREYGTIDDVDIDLHVNISFLDEEVATAWKVLRTEPIVLRLRFSLSQYLDGPEPSIEVFQPSNKEGFGLGLQLKKILGMFTSQQWKHLSNDFLKTQQEKRHSWFKTSGTIKKFRAGLSIFSPIPKSPSFPVIQDSVLKGKLGIPEPRVNRLMNRSVSCMVKNPKVEVFGYPPASTQVGGHCKNIPTLEYGFLVQIMKYAEQRIPTLNEYCVVCDEQHVFQNGSMLKPAVCTRELCVFSFYTLGVMSGAAEEVATGAEVVDLLVAMCRAALESPRKSIIFEPYPSVVDPNDPKTLAFNPKKKNYERLQKALDSVMSIREMTQGSYLEIKKQMDKLDPLAHPLLQWIISSNRSHIVKLPLSRLKFMHTSHQFLLLSSPPAKEARFRTAKKLYGSTFAFHGSHIENWHSILRNGLVNASYTKLQLHGAAYGKGIYLSPISSISFGYSGMGKGQHRMPSKDELVQRYNRMNTIPQTRSIQSRFLQSRNLNCIALCEVITSKDLQKHGNIWVCPVSDHVCTRFFFVYEDGQVGDANINTQDPKIQKEIMRVIGTQVYTN; from the exons ATG gaccTCAAGGGCCAGTACTGGACGGACGATGACTCCGACGGGGACAATGAGTCCGAGGAGTTCCTCTATGGCGTGCAG GGGACCTGCGCCGCCGACCTGTACCGGCACCCGCAGCTGGACGCCGACATCGAGGCAGTGAAGGAGATCTACAGCGAGAATGCCGTGGCCGTCAG GGAGTATGGCACCATCGATGACGTGGACATCGACCTCCATGTGAACATCAGCTTCCTCGAT gaggaggtggcGACGGCGTGGAAGGTGCTGCGGACGGAGCCCATCGTCCTCCGCCTGCGCTTCTCCCTGTCCCAGTACCTCGATGGCCCCG AACCGTCCATCGAGGTTTTCCAGCCGTCCAACAAGGAGGGCTTCGGGCTGGGTCTGCAGCTGAAGAA GATCCTGGGCATGTTCACATCCCAGCAATGGAAACATCTCAGCAACGATTTCCTGAAGACCCAGCAGGAGAAGCGGCACAGCTGGTTCAAGACAAGCGGCACCATCAAGAAGTTCCGTGCTGGGCTCAGCATCTTCTCACCCATCCCCAA GTCTCCCAGCTTCCCTGTTATCCAAGATTCAGTGCTGAAGGGCAAACTGGGCATCCCCGAGCCTCGCGTGAACCGCCTGATGAACCGCTCCGTGTCCTGCATGGTGAAGAACCCCAAGGTGGAGGTTTTCGGGTACCCACCCGCCAGCACCCAG GTCGGCGGCCACTGCAAGAACATCCCCACGCTGGAGTACGGCTTCCTCGTGCAG ATCATGAAGTACGCAGAGCAGCGGATCCCGACGCTCAACGAGTACTGTGTGGTGTGTGACGAGCAGCACGTCTTCCAGAACGGCTCCATGCTGAAG CCGGCCGTGTGCACCCGGGAGCTCTGCGTCTTCTCCTTCTACACGCTGGGCGTCATGTCCGGCGCGGCCGAGGAGGTGGCCACGGGTGCCGAG GTGGTGGACCTGCTGGTGGCCATGTGCCGCGCTGCCCTCGAGTCCCCTCGCAAGAGCATCATCTTCGAGCCTTACCCCTCCGTGGTGGACCCCAACGACCCCAAAACTCTGGCCTTCAACCCCAAG AAGAAGAACTACGAGCGGCTGCAGAAGGCCCTGGACAGTGTGATGTCCATCCGGGAGATGACCCAG GGGTCCTACCTGGAGATCAAGAAGCAGATGGACAAGCTGGACCCCCTGGCACATCCCCTCCTGCAGTG GATAATCTCCAGCAACAGATCCCACATTGTCAAGCTGCCTCTCAGCAGG CTGAAGTTCATGCACACCTCCCACCAGttcctcctgctcagcagccccCCGGCCAAGGAAGCTCGGTTCCGCACGGCCAAGAAACTCTACGGCAGCACCTTCGCTTTTCA TGGCTCTCACATTGAGAACTGGCATTCCATCCTCCGCAACGGGCTGGTCAACGCCTCCTACACCAAACTGCAG CTGCATGGAGCAGCCTATGGCAAGGGCATCTATCTGAGCCCCATCTCCAGTATTTCCTTTGGATACTCAG GAATGGGGAAAGGGCAGCACCGGATGCCATCGAAGGATGAGCTGGTGCAGCGCTACAACCGGATGAACACGATCCCCCAG ACCCGCTCCATCCAGTCCCGCTTCCTCCAGAGCCGCAACCTGAACTGCATCGCGCTTTGCGAAG TGATCACCTCCAAGGACCTGCAGAAACACGGCAACATCTGGGTCTGCCCTGTCTCGGACCACGTGTGCACACGCTTCTTCTTTGT gtACGAAGATGGCCAAGTGGGAGATGCCAACATCAATACTCAGGACCCCAAAATCCAGAAGGAGATCATGCGTGTGATCGGGACTCAGGTGTACACAAACTGA